The following proteins are co-located in the Paenibacillus sp. JNUCC32 genome:
- a CDS encoding alkaline phosphatase family protein, which produces MANRVVILGIDGAGGFIQNADAPHIHALLKAGAYSYDAQTVYPSISAECWGSLLYGVKPDRHGLDNDRAIHGRIPEDFPYASLFKLARRQWPDAPLSAFSCWAPINTGIIENTINVHMESKPDPELAEAIVDYIHQQPDFKLMFIQLDHPDGAGHKHGFGTDLQLEQIAVTDQYVGMIVKALKDQQMLEDTWILTVTDHGGGGAHPNDHGSDHPMDMTITWGITGPGVKPGLIEAPIGIMDTTVVIGQVLGLPAQPCWEGKVPEGIL; this is translated from the coding sequence ATGGCTAACCGTGTCGTTATTCTTGGAATTGATGGAGCAGGCGGGTTCATTCAAAACGCGGATGCTCCGCATATTCACGCTCTGCTGAAGGCAGGAGCATACTCTTACGATGCTCAGACCGTATATCCGAGCATTAGTGCCGAATGTTGGGGCTCGTTGTTATACGGCGTAAAACCGGATCGACATGGTCTTGATAATGACCGGGCGATCCACGGCAGGATTCCGGAGGACTTCCCCTATGCCTCGCTGTTCAAGCTGGCTCGCCGGCAATGGCCGGATGCCCCCTTGTCTGCATTCAGCTGCTGGGCACCGATCAACACGGGAATCATTGAGAATACGATTAACGTTCATATGGAATCCAAACCGGACCCCGAGCTGGCGGAGGCCATCGTCGATTATATTCATCAACAGCCCGATTTCAAGCTGATGTTCATTCAGCTGGATCACCCCGACGGCGCCGGCCACAAGCACGGATTCGGTACGGATCTGCAGCTGGAGCAAATTGCCGTAACCGATCAGTACGTAGGCATGATAGTCAAAGCACTCAAAGATCAGCAGATGCTGGAAGACACCTGGATCCTTACGGTCACGGATCACGGCGGAGGAGGCGCACATCCTAACGATCACGGAAGTGATCACCCCATGGATATGACCATTACTTGGGGAATTACGGGCCCAGGCGTAAAGCCCGGCCTTATCGAAGCACCGATCGGCATCATGGACACGACCGTCGTCATCGGTCAAGTCCTGGGACTGCCCGCTCAGCCTTGCTGGGAGGGAAAAGTGCCCGAAGGCATACTCTAA
- a CDS encoding DMT family transporter, with amino-acid sequence MELLSLLLVLSSGLTHALWNLFTKRSIHKSVFLWCIHSVTLVFLMPYFIVEMSGLRLELPVYGLMLLSMTIQGCYITLLSKAYTHGDMSQVYPFMRGLGAMLTSLCSLVLFHEQLSTAGYMGLSLIIFSLFALSGLRLRGQSSVNPKALLYACLVGLCISGYTLTDKAILDAGVSPVSLIQLSNISYFVALVVPVALSRQLKREWSVNWRTILLGSILAPGSYLLFLFAMRLTPLAHIAPVREISTVFGTVLGIIVLREQQGWRRIVMSALITIGIITIALWG; translated from the coding sequence ATGGAGCTGCTGTCACTGCTGCTGGTGCTGTCTTCCGGACTGACCCATGCCCTTTGGAATCTGTTTACGAAGCGAAGCATTCATAAATCGGTATTTTTGTGGTGCATCCACTCCGTCACGTTAGTCTTTCTGATGCCTTATTTTATCGTGGAGATGTCGGGGCTGCGGCTGGAACTGCCCGTTTACGGTCTTATGCTTCTGTCCATGACCATTCAAGGCTGCTATATCACGCTGCTCTCCAAAGCCTATACCCATGGCGACATGTCTCAAGTGTATCCGTTCATGCGGGGGCTTGGCGCCATGTTGACTTCGCTGTGCAGCCTCGTGTTGTTTCATGAACAATTAAGCACGGCAGGCTATATGGGGCTGAGTCTTATCATTTTTTCGCTGTTCGCTTTATCGGGTTTGAGGCTCAGGGGCCAATCCAGCGTAAACCCCAAAGCCTTGCTATATGCTTGTCTGGTCGGGCTTTGCATTTCCGGATATACCCTGACCGACAAAGCCATTCTGGATGCAGGGGTCTCCCCCGTCTCGCTGATCCAGTTATCCAACATCAGTTACTTCGTCGCCCTGGTCGTTCCCGTGGCGCTGTCCAGGCAGCTGAAACGGGAATGGTCGGTGAACTGGCGCACGATTCTGCTGGGCTCCATCCTGGCACCGGGTTCGTACTTGCTGTTCCTGTTTGCCATGCGGCTCACCCCGCTTGCGCACATTGCCCCGGTCCGTGAAATCAGCACGGTGTTCGGCACCGTTCTGGGCATCATCGTGCTGCGCGAACAGCAAGGCTGGCGGCGAATCGTCATGTCAGCGCTTATCACGATAGGCATCATCACGATTGCCCTATGGGGGTAG
- a CDS encoding DeoR/GlpR family DNA-binding transcription regulator, which yields MSVTYEERRWKILNQLELEGKVKVHALAEQLEVSAETIRRDLDRLEKEGQLRKVYGGAVKSRSGHIEPSFTSRSQTCAEEKAAIGKLAASLVKDGETVLLDNGTTTIEVMRYLKDRPDVTVITHSLPILNLAMEMFQGRIIFIGGDMDRTKQASTGPLTEMLLEQFKVNKAFISVGGISLTDGITDYDLDEAYISRKMLARAEEGIVLADHTKLGVTTFSKLAKLNDISMVITDQGCSREWMDNLSARGIEVLIGQ from the coding sequence ATGTCCGTAACCTATGAGGAGCGCAGATGGAAGATTTTGAATCAATTGGAGCTTGAAGGCAAGGTGAAGGTCCACGCCTTAGCAGAGCAGCTGGAGGTATCCGCCGAAACGATCCGGAGGGATTTGGACCGGTTAGAAAAAGAAGGCCAACTGCGCAAGGTTTACGGCGGCGCCGTCAAATCGCGTTCCGGGCATATCGAGCCGTCCTTCACCAGCCGTTCCCAGACATGCGCGGAAGAAAAAGCCGCGATCGGCAAACTCGCCGCCTCCCTTGTCAAGGATGGCGAAACCGTTCTGCTCGATAACGGGACGACCACGATTGAGGTCATGCGCTATCTTAAAGACCGGCCTGATGTCACGGTCATCACCCATTCGCTGCCTATATTGAATCTCGCGATGGAGATGTTTCAGGGGAGGATTATTTTTATCGGCGGAGATATGGACCGGACCAAGCAAGCGTCAACCGGACCTCTTACCGAAATGCTGCTGGAGCAGTTCAAGGTGAATAAAGCGTTTATCTCGGTTGGCGGGATCTCGTTAACCGATGGCATTACCGATTATGATCTGGACGAAGCTTATATCTCGCGAAAAATGCTTGCGCGTGCGGAGGAAGGCATCGTTCTCGCGGACCATACGAAGCTTGGGGTAACCACGTTCTCGAAGCTCGCCAAGCTGAATGATATCTCCATGGTCATCACGGATCAAGGATGTTCACGGGAATGGATGGATAATCTGTCCGCCCGCGGCATCGAAGTGCTCATAGGACAATAG
- a CDS encoding cysteine hydrolase family protein has translation MKKSALLVIDVQNEMFQVNDPVYEGDRLLHNLKQLIAKARSGGIPVIYIQHNDEGLKAGSEAWKINPEITPAMSDTVIQKTRPDSFYHTTLEEELKRQGIEHVILAGMQSELCVDTTCRRASSLGYDVTLVSDAHSTWNNSALTAQQIIDHVNATLRWFADIKTTEEALCTEEAGA, from the coding sequence TTGAAGAAGAGCGCGCTGTTGGTCATTGATGTGCAGAATGAGATGTTTCAAGTAAATGATCCGGTGTACGAAGGAGATCGATTGCTCCACAATCTCAAGCAGCTGATCGCAAAAGCCAGAAGCGGCGGCATTCCTGTTATTTACATCCAGCATAATGACGAAGGGTTGAAGGCAGGTTCGGAGGCCTGGAAGATTAATCCTGAGATCACGCCTGCGATGTCGGATACCGTCATTCAGAAGACAAGACCGGATTCCTTCTACCATACGACGCTTGAGGAGGAATTGAAGAGGCAGGGCATCGAGCATGTAATCCTTGCGGGCATGCAAAGCGAATTATGCGTGGATACCACCTGCCGGAGAGCATCCAGTTTGGGCTATGATGTCACGCTGGTGTCCGATGCCCACAGCACCTGGAACAATTCGGCGTTAACGGCGCAGCAGATCATCGATCACGTGAATGCAACGCTAAGATGGTTTGCGGACATCAAGACAACGGAAGAAGCCCTTTGTACAGAAGAAGCCGGCGCGTAA